In the Rhinoraja longicauda isolate Sanriku21f chromosome 40, sRhiLon1.1, whole genome shotgun sequence genome, one interval contains:
- the smdt1a gene encoding essential MCU regulator, mitochondrial — translation MAALGRSLLGLRNTLQVGVVRGFLNPQSKPGRQLDSVRNMFVTKSGTILPKPEKTSFGLMKVFIVVIPFLYMGTLISKSFASLLEEHDIFVPTDDDDDD, via the exons ATGGCTGCGCTTGGGCGGTCTCTGCTCGGACTCAGAAACACCCTGCAGGTTGGGGTGGTTAGAGGCTTCCTGAATCCCCAGAGCAAGCCTGGGAGGCAACTCGACTCGGTCCGGAACATGTTCGTGACGAAATCGGGAACCATTTTACCCAAACCTGAAAAG ACTTCCTTCGGTCTGATGAAAGTCTTCATTGTGGTCATCCCTTTCCTGTACATGGGCACGTTGATCAGCAAGAGCTTTGCCTCGCTGCTGGAGGAGCACGACATCTTTGTCCCAACTGATGACGACGATGATGATTAG